In Raphanus sativus cultivar WK10039 chromosome 5, ASM80110v3, whole genome shotgun sequence, the following proteins share a genomic window:
- the LOC108862973 gene encoding DNA polymerase delta catalytic subunit: protein MNRAGNSKKRPPPSTTLPAGKHRATGATPSPSPIVGTLEDEFVDEDVFADEVDEESLILRDMEEREALSARSSTWARPPLSPAYLANSQSIIFQQLEIDYVIKEVHKELLPGSSGQAAVIRIFGVTREGHSVCCFVHGFEPYFYIACPPGMGPDDISRFHQSLEGRMRESNKNANVPKFVRCIEMVQKKSIMYYQQQKSQTFLKITVALPTMVASCRGILDRGIQIDGLGMKSFQTYESNIVFALRFMVDRDIVGGNWIEVPAGKYKKDARTLSYCQLEFHCLYSDLISHAPEGEYSKMAPFRVLSFDIECAGRKGHFPEAKHDPVIQIANLVTLQGEDQPFIRNVMTLNSCAPIVGVDVMSFETERKVLLAWKDFVRDVDPDIIIGYNICKFDLPYLIERAAALGIEEFPLLGRVKNSRVRMRDSTFSSRQQGTRESKETTIEGRFQFDLFQAIHRDHKLSSYSLNSVSAHFLSEQKEDVHHSIITDLQNGNAETRRRLAVYCLKDAYLPQRLLDKLMCIYNYVEMARVTGVPISFLLARGQSIKVLSQLLRKAKQKNMVLPNAKQGSEQGTFEGATVLEARTGFYEKPIATLDFASLYPSIMMAYNLCYCTLVTPEDVRKLNLPPEHINKTPSGETFVKQSLQKGILPEILEELISARKRAKADLKEAKDPLEKAVLDGRQLALKISANSVYGFTGATIGQLPCLEISSSVTSYGRQMIEQTKKFVEDKFTTLGGYEYNAEVIYGDTDSVMVQFGVPDVEAAMTLGKEAADYISGTFIKPIKLEFEKVYFPYLLINKKRYAGLVWTNPQKFDKMDTKGIETVRRDNCLLVKNLVTESLHKILIDRDVPGAAEYVKNTISDLLMNRIDLSLLVITKGLTKTGDDYEVKSAHGELAERMRKRDAATAPNVGDRVPYVIIKAAKGAKAYERSEDPIYVLQNNIPIDPNYYLENQISKPLLRIFEPVLKNASSELLRGDHTRSISISTPSNSGIMRFAKKQLSCVGCKVPISTGTLCARCKGREAELYCKNVSQVSDLEELFGRLWTQCQECQGSLHQDVLCTSRDCPIFYRRMKAQKDMATAKQQLDRWSF from the exons ATGAATCGAGCGGGAAACTCCAAAAAACGACCGCCTCCGTCGACCACCTTACCGGCGGGGAAACACCGCGCCACCGGTGCTACTCCCTCACCATCCCCAATCGTCGGAACCCTAGAAGACGAATTCGTCGACGAGGATGTGTTCGCGGACGAAGTAGACGAGGAATCCCTAATTCTCCGCGATATGGAGGAGCGTGAAGCCCTCTCCGCACGCTCATCCACCTGGGCTCGACCTCCTCTCTCACCCGCGTATCTCGCGAATTCGCAGAGTATCA TTTTTCAGCAATTGGAGATTGATTATGTAATCAAGGAGGTTCATAAGGAGCTTTTACCTGGTTCCTCTGGGCAAGCTGCAGTTATCAGGATCTTCGGTGTAACCAGAGAAg GTCATAGTGTGTGTTGCTTTGTTCATGGGTTTGAGCCTTACTTTTACATTGCTTGCCCTCCTGGAATGGGTCCTGACGATATCTCTCGTTTCCATCAGAGTCTTGAg GGAAGGATGAGGGAGTCCAATAAGAATGCCAACGTTCCGAAGTTCGTTCGTTGTATAGAAATGGTGCAAAAGAAAAGCATTATGTATTACCAACAGCAAAAGTCCCAAACTTTTCTCAAGATTACTGTTGCGTTGCCCACTATGGTGGCTAGCTGTCGCG GTATTCTTGATAGAGGCATACAGATTGATGGATTGGGTATGAAGAGCTTCCAAACATACGAGAGCAATATTGTTTTTGCTCTCCGTTTCATGGTTGACCGTGATATTGTGGGAGGAAATTGGATCGAAGTGCCTGCTGGGAAATATAAGAAGGATGCAAGGACTTTGTCATACTGCCAATTGGAGTTCCATTGCCT GTACTCAGATTTGATCAGTCATGCTCCAGAAGGTGAATACTCAAAAATGGCTCCATTCCGTGTGCTGAGTTTCGATATTGAGTGTGCGGGTCGTAAAGGACACTTTCCAGAGGCTAAGCATGATCCTGTGATCCAG ATAGCCAACCTTGTAACTCTTCAGGGAGAGGATCAACCATTTATACGCAATGTCATGACACTTAACTCATGTGCTCCAATCGTTGGCGTAGATGTTATGTCTTTTGAAACAGAAAGAAAGGTCTTACTAGCTTGGAAG GATTTTGTTCGTGACGTTGATCCTGATATCATCATTGGCTATAACATCTGCAAATTCGATTTACCTTATCTGATTGAG AGAGCTGCAGCACTGGGAATCGAGGAATTTCCTCTTCTTGGTCGTGTAAAGAACAGTAGGGTCCGGATGAGGGATTCAACGTTTTCATCAAG ACAACAAGGAACAAGGGAAAGTAAAGAGACCACAATTGAAGGACGATTTCAGTTTGACCTTTTTCAG GCTATACACAGAGACCACAAATTAAGTTCCTATTCGCTGAATTCTGTCTCAGCTCACTTCCTATCCGAGCAG AAAGAGGATGTCCACCATTCTATAATAACCGATCTACAGAATGGGAATGCGGAAACCAGGAGGCGTCTTGCTGTTTATTGTTTGAAG GATGCATATCTCCCTCAGCGGCTTCTCGACAAActgatgtgtatatataattatgtcgAAATGGCTCGTGTGACTGGGGTTcctatttcttttcttcttgctAGAGGACAGAGTATCAAG GTTCTATCTCAGCTTCTTAGGAAAGCTAAACAGAAGAACATGGTTCTTCCGAATGCTAAACAAGGGTCTGAACAAGGAACTTTTGAAGGCGCAACT GTTCTAGAAGCAAGAACAGGTTTCTATGAGAAGCCAATTGCAACTCTGGATTTTGCTTCATTGTACCCGTCTATTATGATGGCATATAATTTGTGCTACTGCACCTTG GTGACACCTGAAGATGTGCGCAAACTGAATCTTCCACCTGAGCATATCAATAAAACTCCATCAGGGGAAACATTTGTTAAGCAAAGTTTACAAAAG GGTATACTTCCAGAGATTCTTGAAGAGCTCATTAGTGCCCGTAAAAGAGCTAAAGCAGATTTAAAG GAGGCTAAGGATCCGCTTGAGAAGGCTGTTTTAGATGGTAGACAGTTGGCATTAAAG ATCAGTGCAAATTCTGTATACGGGTTTACAGGAGCCACTATTGGGCAGTTACCTTGCTTAGAAATATCATCAAGCGTGACTAGCTATG GTCGTCAGATGATTGAACAAACAAAGAAATTCGTGGAAGATAAATTCACAACCTTGGGAGGGTATGAATACAATGCTGAG GTCATTTATGGAGACACGGATTCAGTCATGGTGCAATTTGGCGTACCGGATGTAGAAGCTGCGATGACCTTGGGGAAGGAAGCTGCAGATTATATTAGCGGAACATTTATCAAA CCTATCAAACTGGAGTTTGAGAAGGTTTATTTCCCATATTTGCTGATCAACAAGAAGAGGTATGCTGGTTTGGTGTGGACTAATCCTCAGAAGTTTGACAAAATGGACACCAAAGGAATCGAGACAGTACGAAGGGATAATTGTTTACTGGTTAAGAACCTCGTCACTGAGAGTCTTCACAAAATACTAATCGATAGAGATGTTCCAGGCGCAGCGGAGTATGTTAAGAATACAATTTCGGATCTTTTGATGAACCGTATTGACCTATCGCTTTTGGTGATTACTAAG GGTCTAACTAAAACAGGAGATGATTATGAAGTTAAATCAGCTCATGGTGAGCTGGCTGAACGCATGCGTAAG AGAGACGCTGCAACAGCGCCAAATGTTGGCGACCGGGTACCATATGTTATTATTAAAGCAGCTAAAGGTGCCAAG GCTTATGAACGGTCAGAAGATCCGATTTACGTGCTTCAGAATAATATTCCTATAGACCCGAATTACTACCTAGAGAATCAGATTAGCAAG CCGCTTCTTAGGATTTTTGAGCCGGTCTTAAAAAATGCTAGTAGTGAACTTCTCCGTGGAGATCACACGAGGTCAATATCAATTAGTACTCCTTCAAACAGCGGCATAATGAGATTTGCGAAGAAACAACTGAGCTGTGTTGGCTGCAAAGTGCCGATCAG CACTGGAACATTGTGTGCACGTTGCAAGGGAAGAGAAGCCGAGTTATACTGCAAAAACGTGTCTCAGG TGTCAGACCTAGAGGAGCTCTTTGGGAGGCTGTGGACACAGTGTCAGGAATGCCAAGGCTCTCTTCACCAAGATGTCTTGTGCACCAG TCGAGATTGTCCAATATTTTACCGGAGAATGAAAGCACAAAAAGACATGGCCACAGCCAAGCAACAACTCGACCGTTGGAGCTTCTAA